In Gossypium hirsutum isolate 1008001.06 chromosome A10, Gossypium_hirsutum_v2.1, whole genome shotgun sequence, the DNA window GAAGCTAACGTGATacaaatgttgattcagagtttcaagttaatgctgagggttgtttgaggttcaaaaatcgaatatgtgttctaataaattcagagttgattcagatgattttgaatgaagctcacagcaaTTGGTTATCTCTTCACCCGCGTAGTaggaaaatgtacaatgatctcaAACAGCTTTACtcgtggcatggtatgaaacaagacatttctaactttgttttgaaatggttagtttgtcaacaagtaaaagtcgagcatcaagtaccttctggattacttcaaccgatccatgatacctgagtggaaatgggacagaatcagagtggattttgtatccggtttaccgttgacaccaagcgagaaagatgcaatctgggttattgtggatagattgtctaaatcggctcattttgtttcGGTTCGTAAAGATTACTctcttgataagctagctgaattgtatgtttcttagattgtgagattacacggaatacctatttctattgtttcggatagagatccaaggtttacttcgcggttttggaagaaactgcaagatgctctaggtacgaaattacatttctgCACTGTTTTCCATCTGCAAATAGATGGTCAGTTgaaacgaatcattcagatacttgaggatatgttgagatcttgtattctcgagttcgaaggtacgtgggaatgatacttacctctgattgaatttgcatataataatagctttcaattgagtatcaaaatggcaccttacgaggctttgtacggtcgtaaatgtcatacaccattgtattggattgagctcagtgaaaataagatacacggggtcgatttgatcagaaaaactgaacagaaagtaaaagtgatctgtGAAAGTCAAAAAATAGtgtcagatcgtcaaaaatcgtatgtagacttgaaacaaaaagataaagAGTTTTAGATCggggacaaagtatttttgaaagtctcactaTGGAAGAAAAAACTCAGATTCGAttgtaaaggtaaattgagtccaagatttgtagggccgtatgagattatagagcgtatcggcCGATTGCTTATAGACTATTGTTGCCACTTTAGtgagaaaagatccataatgtattccatgtttcgatgctctgTAGATATCGATCTAATCccttacatgtaacaccccaaacccggcctagacgttatggccacatctgtgatgtcacattgagtGAGTCTTGGAAAGCGTAGTTCTATCAGTAAAGTCCATTTGTGTTAAAACCTCGTTTGGGACCTATATgagaaatcaactcattttaatcGTTTGTTAAGTTATAGTTTGTTAAGCAAAACATGTCTCATATTAAATGTTATTATACTTTAAAACATtgttcattgcggaagcttttaaaacaagttaCGTAGCGTGGTAGTTGAAAACCATTTGCTTCTTGAAAACCCGAGTCCTACTGCTAACTGATAtaagttaatttaaataaatcccaaaatagaaataaaacttaaagcggccttattacataaaatttacccaaataaaactactttcaaaaagtcaaaagaaaaacataaccgtggtgtggccatctctgagCCTCGCAGCACAGACCCGCCTACGGATTACCTGCACAGATCAGCAAaaaaggtgagtttatgaaaactcagtgtgtaatccctatttatcaaacagtcaaacatacagtgtcgtacagtctgggcttaagcccatatcaGTAGCAATACcagtatgggccttagcccattacagtagcAGTTTCAGTGTGAGCCTTAGCCCAACTCACTACAGTATCAGAAATGCATACagagatcctacccatccatccactacactccactccgtccagccctacactccatgtggggataaaattgacccacctatccctacactctagAATATAACACCAATTGCGGCACTATCAGTATATGAAGCAGAGCtgctagtacagtacacttcctccaaatatatcaaacccacctccatgcaatatgtcatgtcataatatatacgtgtatgcaaaatgtcatgtttgaatacagtcaaatatagcataggggtatatcagtcattttacctctaggggtataacagtcatttcatcagtatggggTCTAGTGTACTTACTAACCCATCAGTAGGCCCATAATCTTCTTAGGCGACCCATGtgaccttaacagtcaaacagctGAAATGTGCCCAAAAGCCCATAATAcggcctatgtgggcccacacgctcgcgtggcccattaagcccaaataatTGCCTTGACCGTGCAAACTACACAGCTGGCCCACTAATTTTTGTACATCCATACAATTTTCTCGTGCGAGGCCCATTAGCctatgggcccacacggcccattttagCCCAGCacgtggcccaaaacggcctaaacccatgagatcgctcatggtggcctctactgtCAAACACATATGTTTATGCGTTCGATTCGCCACATGAACAAACGCATGCTCATGTAGCATCTATGAACATGCTTTCTGGGTTTTTCTGATTAACAATCtttgcagtgtgattacacaccttatGTGATTgaagttaatccacgctccgaacACCTTCCCTACCTGAAGAGAAAATAGTATGAAACCTAATCAGTTACTTAACTCAAGTATCAAAGGAAATTAAAGGGGTTCCCAAAACGATCACCGACACTTACCCTAAACAATAGGAATGGTACCTTCAGCTTTCAGAAAGGAATGTCAACCTACTTCAATTACTATCTACACAAAAGTCACCCCCTTTTTAATAAAGTTATACTTGAAACATCACACTTTCTCAATTATACCCACTTACCAATAATGACAAAGAGGATTGTAGGCAGAAGATGTAACGAACAAGAATGTAAATAAAGATTAATATGCAAGAATGACACATGAAAGGAAGATGATCTGTGCTAAGGGAAAAGAGGGAAAGAGATGATGTCAGAAAAGGGAGAACCAAAACAGGGGAAAAGAAGAGAGTGAGACAGAGATTCACCTACCAGTATTAGCCCAAAAAAGACAGTTGAGGGGAAGGAGAAAGAGTCGAGTAACTAAACCCAACATATCCGAGATCACTTGCCAAAACTGAAAGTTCAGAAGAACAGAACAGAGTATTTGGCTACAGTGCAAAAATGAAGAGGGCGAAAGGAGTAAGAACAATCGGATGCTATTAGAAATGGAGGCAGGAATGGAAATCAACTTGAGGAGAAGAAAAGAGTCAATGGTAATCGGCAATAGGTTGAGGAGGGAGGAACAGAGTGTTTGGTCAAAAGAAAGCCCCAAAATGAAACACCAGAACACCCGAATGGTTACCAAAAGAATATTGCTGGCAAAACAAAAAACTAAACTCATGAGCGATTGAAACAACAGAGAGAGATGCTAtcacaaaagagagaaaaactaaaaaattcagCACCCAAAGCCTAAGATCGACTTGGCATAGAAAGAGTCCCACTTTCGGCAACTACTACTTCTCCCCTATTCCTTAATCTGCTCCCTAAATTTCTCCCCATATCTCTCCTCTAATCCCTCAAACGACCAGCTCAAACTCCTTTCAAACTCCCCCTAACAACCGGCCACACACACCACTATCCCTCAAACACTCCAACCACCCACTAGCAATGGAGTTCTATTACTACTCAACCTCCCACAGGGCACagcaacaaaaataaacatcccCCTTACAAACGACAGGGTTTGAACTCAAGCCCTTCAACAGCATTAACATGCCACTAGCCTTTGGACCAACAACCTTTTTAAGACCTGATTTCCCCAAAATTAATTAAGAACCCAACATCTAGCAGTAAGGGTTTAGTTCAGTAGAAACCAAAATTTTCTACTAAAGTCTAGGTTTGAACCCAGATCTTCTCACACTACTCAAGACCCTTAACCAACGCAGCAAGTAAGCCAATATGCAACATAACACACAAGTAAATTACTaaagatttggggcgttacaactctaccccctaaaagaaaatttcagcctcgaaatttacctgatcaaaacatATGAGGGAATTGTTGCTGCATtgcctcctcgggttcccagTGGCTTCTTCAGAACATGATTACGCCATagtaccttaaccagtggaaCAGACTTTTTCCTCAGAACTTTCACAACACGGTCTATAATCTAAACTGGCTCTTTCTTAAAGGTCAGATCTGAcctaacctcaatctcttcaATTAAGATGACGTGTGCAGGATTAGAGCGATATcgtctcaacatagagacgtggaacatgTCATGAATCTGATCCAACTATGGgggtaactcaagttgataggcaaccAGTCCTACACATTTCAGTAtatggtaaggcccaataaacctagggcttaaTTTACCCCCTGaccaaaccttagtatcttcttcTATGGCaagaccttaagaaacaccaagtcccccacagaatactcaatctcttgACGCTTTAGATCcacataagacttttgcctatcagacaccgccttcagacgatcccgaaTCCGTCTAACTTTGTCCTTAGTATCAGAAATTAGTTCAGGACCCAAAACACGcagttcacccaactcagtccaacacgaaggagtacAACACCGACAACTATATaatgcttcgtaaggtgccatctatatGCTAATGtggtagctattattgtatgcaaactctaccaatggtaagtaatcctcccaccTGCCtcagaagtcaatcacacaacttcttaacatgtcctccagtatctgatcaccctctctgactgaccgtctttctaaggatggaacgcagtattgaagtccaaccttgtacccaatgcctcatgtaacttcttccaaaaccgagatgtgaaacGAGGATCTCTATTAGATATGTtggaaactggtaccccatgaaatctcacaatttcagacaCATACAGCTTAGCCAACTTCTGCAACGAGTAATCAGTATGAATAGATATAAAATGGGCAAACTTGGTCAACTGATCCATAataacccatactgaatccttttTAGAAGGTgttaagggtagcccactaacaaagtctatAGTTACTCTTTTGCACTTCTAAAGCGggatcttaactggctgaagcaaccctgaaggcaactgatgctccgccttaacctgctggcaagtcaggCATTTATCCACAAAATTGGTAACTTCGCGCTAAAGTCctagccaccaatataactcctgaaggtctcggtacatcttattcccaccaggatgcatggCGTAAGGATTACTATGTGCATCTTGCAGTATACACTGCCTTAAATAAGTATCCTTCGATACACAAACTCTCCTAcggaaacaaagtaccccttcgctattcagcccaaaatctaaAGTTTCCCATTCTCTATCTGCCGAAAACGAGAACCTAGTGACTCATCCttcaactgtttacccttaatctgttcaATCCACCTCGGTTTAACTTGATGTTCAGCCAGTAAAGTACCATCGTCGAATaaactgagacgagcaaacatcaccctcaaattAGTAATAGCCTTACAGCTCAATGCATCatctaccacattagccttaccaagaTGGTATTTAATtgaatagtcataatccttaagcagctcaatccacctATGCTATCTAAGATATAGCTCCTTCTAAGTGAGGAAATATTTGAgcctcttgtgatccgtgtaaatgatacacttcacatcatacaggtaatgtctccaaatcttcagtgcaaaTACCACCGCAGTCAACTCCAAATAATGAGTCGGGTAGTTCGCTTCATGGATCTTAAGCTGATGAGACGCATATGCTACTACTTTACCCGTCCTGCATCAGTACACACCCTaagccaacatgtgatgcatcactatagatagtGAATTCCTTCCCAGATTGTGGTTGTATCAAGAGAGGCGCCTCAGTCAGAAATTtcttaattttctcaaaattttcctACTGCTTTATCAGTCCAATTAAATGGTACCCCTttatgcaacaacttagtcagagaTGCCGCAATCAgcgaaaacccctcaacaaaccgtctataataccctACCAAACCCAAAAAAATTTGAATCTCAGATACCAACTTAGGTTGCTTCCAATCCAGAACCgtttcaatttttcgaggatcaaccctaatcctcTCAGTAGAAaacacatgacccagaaaagttacttcacgtagccagaactcacacttgctgaatttagcGTATAATTGTTTCTCCTTCAAAATCTGCAGGACAACCcagagatgtgcatcatgttcaACCTCAGTCCTGGAATATactagaatgtcatctataaacaccactacgaattgatccagatagggctagaacacttggttcatcagatctataaaaGCAGCTGGTGCATTTGTCAATCCAAACGGCATTACGAGGAACTCGTAATGAttataacgagtcctaaatgttgtcttatAAACATCAGTCTCCTTGACCTTCAGTTGATGATACCCTGATCGGAGATTAATATTAGAGAAGACCGAAGCTCCTCGAAACTGGTCGAATAGTTCATCAATCCTTgatagggggtacttattcttaatagtcaatttgtTCAGTTGCCGACAGTCGATGTACATatgcatggttccatccttctttttcacaaataaaaccggtGCTGTGGAGACACTTGGGGTGGATGAACCCTCGATCTAATAACTCTTGAATCTAAGCCTTACGTtccacaagctccttcggtgTCATCCTATAAGAGGCGATAGATACCGGAGCAGTACCAAGAAAGAACTCTATCCCAATGTAACAACtcaattttggggctagtcagaatagcggtctcgggaccacaaatctgaagtcaaagaaattattcatttattattttggattcatagcatgtttataaaagtacatgaaaaatttggtgagtaaatgttgacgtttgtgagcccaattgcgaaaaatgactaaatcgcataaagtgccaaagtcctaaattgatagctaaaggagtcaaatagttagagaaccaaaattggtgatctttaaagggtaattagacccttagaaaatagcttgaccggccatgggagacaaattgGAGAGAAGGTCAAAATTAGGTTAAGAttaggtcaccaattttgactagttgtctttttaataaaacaaaaaggaaaagctatcatcttttctctcttcttagcCTAAAATATCATCCATTTTaggggtttgaaagcttcaaaattttcagcaactttgaATCcactcaagtaagtgattttggtagtttctcttaatgatttttacatttttgagacccttgaagcatgagctttcaaatgagcgATTTATCTTTAAAAATGTTGAAGGTCTAGGTTTTCCATGAGAGCGTTGAGggtgttttctaaattttatggaagaatatgagtcttagttgtataatagacaacttttgtgaaaggtgttaccatgaaacacctaaagggaccattttgcacaagttgtaaaataattgataaatgtgtgaaatagagaaaattggggtttctataagagtaaaaagagttcatctaggcttaagatgtgaagaaattcgataaaaattgattttcgagcgtaggggtaaaatggtcattttgccaaagtctaagggcaaaatggtcattttactgaAGATGtcaatttttaattgcttaattttgtttagtgattaaatgagtgcatttttctattttagatcaagaattgccaaatccaaacctagaccgggggaaaaccaagcaaattgactaaacagactagttgccacattttgtaattcgaggtaagttgtatgtaaataatacaactaaattactaatgtatgtgttgaattgtatttgaattaatatagcatgaattgcttgattgtggaattgagatggtatgatgagaatagagatgTAGAGTTCTTGttcgaacctaggaaataaatcggatattcatgtcGTGACGTTTGAGTTATttgtgtgtgagctagtgtaagaaatgtctaagacatgcatcagccacattatgagagctggTGTAAgcccatgtttgggacatggcatcggcattgagacaaaAGCTAGTggaagacatgtctaggacatgtatCGGCCTCAAGACGTAAGCCAAtttaagacatgtttgggacatgcattggctacaagatgatagtcagtgtaagaccctgtctaggacacgacatcgacttgagatatgagctagtgtaagactatgtctgggacatggcatgggcaccttACCCATATTTGAGGCTTGATGAATATCtggtagtgttccaaatggttcaacggtgaacgcTATGTTcctaagctaatgaggaaagtataaccgtgttgtgagtggtacaggtacctaattggtacatatgagatatgagctcattgaacaatatgtgactagtatggatggtaatgagtaagttatgcctatgccgaccttggtatcatgagcatgtggatcattgataaaatgttgttgctgtgtacttacttatatgcaacttactaagccttTATGCTTACgctctttcctttccatttccttacagtgccgcctaactagctcaaggattccagaagttagagatatcgatcacaatatcaaccgaagcattcggtatagttggatttagatttttgagtatgacatgtataggacttagactttattattttttgtctttgagaattggccaaatgtgttggcttgggttggaaactctttaatttgtattaagcttGAATGACAgtgatattcattttgaatttataaaagatgcattctcatggttgaatgaatgtctattatggcTGATTTAGTTATAGGAGTTTTACTTGTTTcgatattggttggtatttgtatagaactatatatgtaagggtggcaagaaggcttggtaaatagccttatactgtccacatgggtagatacacgggcgtgtgtctaggccgtgtgtgacacatggtctaccCCATAGGCATGTGGTTCGACGGTGTGTCCCCTCCACGTAAAAatatcaagttagtatgcatggtattaaacacgggcaaagacacggccgtgtgtctcaactgtgtggaggacatggcccatcacacgggcgtgtgccttggccgtgtaacATATGAGcatgctgacatcagaaatagaatacccaggtttttgcacatgggctaggacaagggcgtgtcgtggccgtgtgagggacacggccaatgacacgggcgtgtgtttggccgtgtgaaaacccctgtaggtgtgaattagaaattaattctacacggatgtggaacacgggtgtgtcccaaaatGCTTAAGCCGTGTGAGCcgcacgggccatcagcacgaccatgtgaaaatgatcacatgggcgtgttacccttccataCAGGCGTGTGTTCCTGTGTTaagtgacatttttctatagATGGAAAAAAGGCCCGAAATGGTCCTGAATGATTTACGATGTGTGTTCTGGGCCTCGTAAGCCTATAGTCATGGTATgttgataagttttaaaattgGACAGAGTTTCGGGAACTCAGAAAAGAATGAAAGCTTGAGTTTAAAGTTGAGTAACGCCTCGTATGCTGTCACGGTATAGGATaagggtatggggtgttacacccaaACTCCACTTCACAGTTAGGAGGTAACCCCAGTAACTCATCGGGAGAAAAATCCAGAAAATCGTTAACTATTCTGATATCTTTCACAGACGAAACCTCAGAACTCGAAGCACTGATGTAGGCTGAatatgcctcacaacccttacgctCTA includes these proteins:
- the LOC107895802 gene encoding uncharacterized protein, with the translated sequence MHMYIDCRQLNKLTIKNKYPLSRIDELFDQFRGASVFSNINLRSGYHQLKVKETDVYKTTFRTRYNHYEFLVMPFGLTNAPAAFIDLMNQILKEKQLYAKFSKWYYRRFVEGFSLIAASLTKLLHKGANVVDDALSCKAITNLRVMFARLSLFDDGTLLAEHQVKPRWIEQIKGKQLKDESLGSRFRQIENGKL